One part of the Scatophagus argus isolate fScaArg1 chromosome 12, fScaArg1.pri, whole genome shotgun sequence genome encodes these proteins:
- the bcorl1 gene encoding BCL-6 corepressor-like protein 1 isoform X5: MQVDPTLMNVGDGGTVSREISAPNKASASMVGNPPQTLPLEFRGDVTLSQQNKTTPTTDCKTAKACLDTSNYNHSPELSPPQQPNNAPMSGSALTSSEKRADKRVEASKLKADGAGVFPTPQWSSGVKVSREDPLNPCHSNVTSSKKSHPQTQSVQSAPPGFQCSTMFKPVQPVAFLPSTNFSSQLCKITLPPALGQIAALREATASQFQKEIQPQSSGVGGTPLMRTYPYPFSMGRTPATEKKAATSTSKLKSSHSSNKNAKSVGEHKSLASVVASPAIALPLQHPSLTSAAPTCYTLSPTAAICCGSALASINSQSRLLNHVEKGNSVDKTTTGSLKTTSPSAPEDHTVCSAEPRDVPLDLSAKSKRPKCTSDPPVTMIETHHNESNQRDFLNSKRSHSATYSSAVQYPILPNTHRNGSHQKQINRPQNHQIPEPKPTWGKGSSQDPIKSIPGTYVGVASPILASTLRGKDGKGTFADEFQSFAKQEFISIIDQGEHLASGGKKPSCLMKGNQHSHSIKHVKNTSTAITKNCPSKGALTTALSSCANAQIHQKSGPGKATVVNPAWQQPSHLPHQALAVQGKITQGSPKTKGAPVTEGSKFQNTHHSPSKPEDDKWERIKSPLSNLASIVKQQALETTALTGEGNTQSSPVTSRKAEVLNPLTGSQDTQSKHTPAFKYPPYWSLEKWAGTPSQGDSAQTMRRHEKVNATEPSENNTELNTSPGEHMGLQMKQGSTNPAGQSYLFRSNASTNGNRVESKLAQVLEGEILKKESGASDSPPSDKLDSTVASILTGQRAGGGDKFEKKTNGTKEESPAKAKAAAIKQKKTSPKKAAKEKSATGPSKKATGKKKGTENNPTKVSCQKKQKKQCAPVLEQSPSAGKLSAQSKEPIPRDKISPSKVEQPTRDKPVTDSGSSTQSVETPVSLNSCAVSSKEPDTTESSFPRLRRGRRRADEARLDLWGFATPSPPPPPTPPPPASLPPTAQPARRPRGRPRSNPLPERMIQGKGKTVSADGETPAHKKRRRCCSRKYQTGEYITEKDKLEDGGRLEESDSLRQDSGIPADPQVDQCPSRTASSPDPAPRRPSVTRSGSVRYQGSEISPEHSDKPSGKRKFKSKHLCDSDDQKIKTKRSSLGKRGASLALDDDGSDVKRTASPPPTPKTLPSSPPNKKGLSGRSSDSESPPKRPIPPEVRRLIVNKNAGETLLQRAARLGYQDVVQYCLEKDIREVNRRDNAGYTALHEASSRGWTQIVQMLLKHGADVNCSAQDGTRS; encoded by the exons ATGCAg GTGGATCCTACACTAATGAATGTAGGGGATGGAGGCACGGTGAGCAGAGAGATCAGTGCTCCAAATAAAGCGTCTGCTAGTATGGTGGGAAATCCCCCCCAGACGCTACCCCTTGAGTTCAGAGGAGATGTTACCCTCAGTCAGCAAAACAAGACCACTCCAACAACAGACTGTAAGACAGCAAAAGCCTGCCTGGACACTAGCAATTACAACCACAGCCCTGAGCTTTCTCCACCTCAGCAGCCCAACAATGCACCAATGTCCGGCTCAGCCCTCACCAGCTCAGAGAAGAGAGCAGACAAAAGGGTAGAAGCATCCAAACTCAAGGCTGATGGTGCTGGGGTCTTCCCGACTCCTCAGTGGTCAAGTGGTGTAAAAGTCAGCCGAGAGGACCCACTCAACCCCTGTCACAGCAATGTGACATCCAGTAAGAAatcacacccacaaacacaatCTGTGCAAAGCGCTCCACCTGGGTTTcaatgctccactatgtttaAACCAGTCCAGCCTGttgccttccttccttccactAATTTCTCCTCTCAACTTTGTAAAATCACTCTTCCACCAGCACTGGGTCAGATTGCAGCATTGAGGGAAGCCACAGCCAGTCAGTTTCAGAAAGAAATTCAGCCTCAAAGCTCAGGTGTCGGAGGGACACCACTCATGCGAACCTATCCCTATCCGTTCTCCATGGGCCGGACTCCAGCTACAGAGAAAAAAGCAGCCACGTCGACCTCAAAACTTAAATCTAGCCATTCATCTAATAAGAATGCCAAGTCTGTGGGAGAGCATAAATCTTTAGCCTCAGTGGTAGCCTCACCAGCTATTGCTCTACCATTGCAGCACCCATCATTAACTTCTGCAGCACCCACCTGCTATACGCTGTCTCCCACTGCTGCCATTTGCTGTGGTTCTGCACTGGCCAGCATCAACTCTCAGAGCAGATTGCTGAACCATGTGGAAAAAGGCAACAGCGTAGACAAGACAACCACGGGCTCTCTTAAAACGacttctccctctgctccaGAGGACCACACAGTTTGTTCTGCTGAACCAAGAGATGTACCACTTGATCTGTCCGCTAAATCAAAACGTCCAAAATGCACAAGTGACCCTCCCGTTACAATGATTGAGACTCATCATAATGAGTCAAATCAGAGAGATTTTCTAAACTCGAAGAGGAGTCATTCGGCAACTTACAGCTCAGCTGTGCAGTACCCTATCTTACCAAACACTCACAGAAATGGATCTCatcaaaagcaaataaatagGCCTCAGAATCACCAGATCCCAGAGCCCAAACCAACCTGGGGTAAGGGATCTTCACAAGACCCCATTAAAAGCATCCCTGGAACATATGTAGGTGTGGCTAGCCCCATACTGGCCTCTACTCTACGGGGCAAAGATGGAAAAGGGACTTTTGCCGATGAATTTCAGAGTTTCGCAAAACAGGAGTTTATATCAATAATTGACCAAGGAGAACATCTGGCCTCAGGAGGAAAGAAGCCATCCTGTCTGATGAAGGGCAACCAACATTCTCACAGCAtcaaacatgttaaaaacacCAGCACAGCCATAACTAAGAACTGTCCTTCTAAAGGAGCGCTCACAACTGCTCTGTCAAGCTGTGCCAATGCTCAGATTCATCAGAAATCCGGACCTGGCAAAGCCACCGTTGTCAATCCAGCATGGCAACAGCCGTCTCATCTTCCGCACCAAGCCTTGGCTGTTCAGGGAAAAATCACACAAGGATCTCCAAAGACCAAGGGTGCCCCAGTGACAGAAGGATCTAAGTTTCAGAATACCCACCACAGCCCGTCCAAACCTGAGGATGATAAGTGGGAGAGAATCAAGTCTCCCCTGTCTAATCTTGCGTCCATTGTAAAGCAGCAAGCTCTCGAAACAACAGCACTGACTGGTGAGGGTAATACTCAGTCCTCACCTGTTACATCAAGAAAAGCTGAAGTTCTGAATCCACTCACAGGGAGCCAAGACACCCAATCTAAGCATACGCCTGCTTTTAAATACCCACCATACTGGTCTTTGGAAAAGTGGGCTGGCACGCCATCTCAAGGGGACTCAGCTCAAACTATGAGGAGGCACGAGAAGGTGAATGCCACAGAGCCTTCAGAGAATAATACTGAATTAAACACCAGTCCGGGAGAACACATGGGACTACAAATGAAGCAGGGCTCCACAAATCCTGCCGGCCAGTCTTATCTCTTTAGGAGCAATGCATCAACAAATGGAAACAGGGTGGAGAGCAAACTAGCCCAGGTGTTAGAGGGGGAGATattgaagaaagaaagtggGGCATCAGACAGTCCTCCCAGTGACAAATTGGATAGCACGGTTGCGTCTATTCTTACGGGCCAGCGTGCGGGTGGAGGCGACAAGTTTGAGAAGAAAACGAACGGAACCAAAGAGGAATCGCCAGCCAAAGCAAAAGCTGCTGCcatcaaacaaaagaaaaccagcCCGAAGAAGGCAGCGAAGGAAAAGTCAGCGACTGGCCCATCGAAGAAGGCTACGGGAAAGAAGAAAGGCACAGAAAACAATCCGACCAAAGTGTCTTGCCAAAAGAAG CAGAAGAAACAATGTGCACCTGTGCTGGAGCAGAGTCCATCAGCAGGAAAACTTTCTGCACAGAGTAAAGAGCCGATTCCAAGGGACAAGATCAGTCCCAGTAAGGTGGAGCAACCAACCCGTGACAAACCAG TTACAGATAGTGGCAGCAGCACTCAGAGTGTGGAGACTCCAGTCTCTCTCAATAGCTGTGCCGTATCCAGTAAAGAGCCCGACACTACAGAGAGCTCCTTCCCAAGACTGAGGAGAGGACGACGGCGAGCTGATGAGGCACGACTGGACCTCTGGGGCTTTGCAACGCCttcccctccacccccaccaaCGCCTCCCCCACCAGCCTCCCTGCCACCCACTGCCCAACCCGCCCGCCGTCCGAGGGGGAGGCCTCGCTCAAACCCCCTGCCAGAGCGAATGATTCAGGGCAAGGGCAAGACGGTCAGTGCAGACGGTGAGACACCCGCTCATAAGAAACGCAGACGATGTTGTAGCAGAAAGTACCAGACTGGGGAGTACATCACTGAGAAAGACAAGCTGGAAGATGGAGGGCGCCTTGAGGAATCTGACTCCCTGAGACAGGACAGTGGAATACCAGCAG ATCCACAGGTGGATCAGTGTCCGAGCCGCACTGCCTCCAGTCCAGATCCTGCTCCACGGAGACCCTCTGTCACTCGCTCGGGGTCGGTCCGCTACCAGGGCAGCGAGATATCTCCAGAGCACAGTGACAAGCCTTCAGGGAAGAGAAAGTTCAAAAGCAAGCACCTATGTGACAGTGACGATCAGAAG ATCAAGACTAAACGCAGCAGCTTGGGAAAGCGTGGTGCGTCACTTGCGCTGGATGATGATGGTTCCGATGTAAAAAGAACAGCCAGCCCCCCACCCACTCCAAAAACTTTGCCGTCATCTCCTCCCAATAAGAAAGGCTTATCGGGAAGAAGCAGCGATTCAGAGTCTCCACCCAAAAGGCCCATTCCCCCGGAGGTTCGTCGGCTGATTGTCAATAAAAATGCAGGCGAGACCTTGCTGCAGCGTGCTGCTCGATTGGGCTATCAG gatgTAGTCCAGTACTGTCTTGAGAAGGACATCAGGGAGGTCAATCGGCGTGATAATGCCGGTTACACAGCTCTCCACGAGGCGTCCTCTCGAGGCTGGACTCAGATTGTCCAGATGTTACTGAAACACGGCGCTGACGTCAACTGTAGCGCCCAGGATGGAACACG ATCGTAA